CTTAGTAAAGCACTGAACATCTTGGTGGAGAGGTGAAAATCTAAATGTTCAGATACACTAGACGCTACATTTTGTGTTAGAAACCTAAAATAAACTTGAATGTGGTAATAGCAACATAAATCTTTAAAACTTGTAATGGTAGACCTGAAATATTTCTAAACCTGATCTGATCCGTTCACTCACAAAACTTGGATTACTCTTTCCCGtacccacactcactcactacacacatagatagagagagagagagagagagagagagagactctgtctatctatctatctatctatctatctatctatctatctatctatctatctatctatgtctctctttcaccctccctctctgtctcaccctGCCTCCCGcatcactacacacatacaaacatttttagTCCTTAATCAACTCTCACATGTCTTTATGTTGctcttgtctctgtctcttggACCATGGCTGGGATCACCCCAACACTGCTGTAAAAAACTCAAAACAATTACAGGATCTGGATTTGTGATGCTCAGATGACCACAGCAGGAAGCGAGGCGCTAATCATGTTCCTTCACTTGGGAAAAGTTTGTTTAACGTTTCTATGTGTATTTTCTGATATTactacatttttttatttattcaattATGTACGCTTTATATTGTCATTCTAGATGCAAGTTATGTGATCTACTTCTTCCTGTATGTGGAAGACATGAGGAAGTGATCGGGCTTGGAGAGACTCATTACGAGATCAAGTTGTTGTCTGTTGTTGTTGAATTGTTGTCTGTGATTTTTCTGTGTGTGAAGATGAAGACCACCTGCCAGCTCAATCAGGAGAAACTGGAGAACAACTTCATTCCAGAAAGTTGGACATCCTCAACAACCTGAAGATCAAATGCTCCAATCAGGAGAACCAGTTTTGTGAGGCGAACCAATCATTAACTGAGGTAAACAGGCACACCTGCAGACACATGTGCCCAGATATGTGCCCACACAAATGTGTCCTGGCATGTACAACATATATCACTGTTGTCCACATGTTCACTTGAGTGAAGGCACTTTGGGATGGTCAACACACTATGTGCTTTGAGAACATATGGCTAACAAGTCATTGACCAGCAGATAGTCCATGACCAGCAGCTAGTCCTGGCCTGGACAGCTCAGTCTGGTCCTGGACGGCTCAATGGTAGAATGAACGTAGCTAATCATCTGCAGGGCAGAGGCATTTGGGACAGGTGATTAAAACTGGCCACATCCACACCTCATTTTGTGCAGTCTTCTTAAACTGTTCTTCTCTCTCAGTAGGGTTGCCAATTGTCATGTTGAAGATGACGCCATCTTAAACACATAGAGCTTGGTGGGCATGAAGAGTCTGTGTAGTGTGACCACAAAGTGCTCGGGTAGCTCAACTGCTACTACTGTCCATCATTGAACAACAGCTTCTGTCGGTAATGCAGCTGGACTGTGAAGAACTGCAGCGAGATGAAGCCCTGAGCCCCGAGGTTGGTTTTTTCTTTGCATATGCACACCAACTCAGGGTCAAATACAGGTGATGACTGATGAGCCCAGAAATTACAACCGTGGTAATTAATACAcaaaccagggttgccaactctcacacacgcatttgaccgtcttcacacactctcacgccacatttccgatttctcacgccgaaaaaaaatctagtttatttacctctgatccacatctatgattcaatgagttactagttcactctggcgccaaccactggcgatcgatagatcgcgatataatacttaatttgtgtccattttacaccccacccccccaagggttcaaatctcactccaagtgatcttgaaaggttggcaaccctgcacaaGCCATTTTCATTTAGACTCCAGAGGAGCAGACAAAGATTCTGATCACTGATGAGTTTTtatctgacctcagatcagacccACTTTATTAATAAACATCTTTGACCTTTAAGACAAAGAATGAAAATTGTTCCATCATGGCTGATCTAAATTCAGTCCATCATGTGAGCTAACCTGACCATTAACGTCTGGATGTTTCAGTGTCCACATTCtgtccatgtctctctcctaaAGGGAAAAGATACCAGAAATTACAATAAGGTTCATATACATGATATTAGTATGTAATGTTTAATAGTGTATGTACACTTCTGTATTTCCATGTAGTGCACTGTGTTTTATTGGTATTAcaagaaaatggaaaaaaaagaaataacaaatgtaaacaaactgaAAGTGAACTAACGGTTCAAACACCCACAAATGGCATGGAAACATAttgccctctgtgtgtgtgtgcgagagagagagattgagaatgtgtgtgtgtgtgtgtgtgtgtgtgtgtgtgtgtacactaccTCTGTGTTTCCAATGGATGAATGCCTCTATCCCGAGTATGCAGAGTACTAAAATCATCAAGATGCTGAGAACTGTGTGAACACACATAGAACAGTTAGACTGGATAGAGGGTCTGTTGGTATTTGAGTGCAGATTAAATAGAAAGTGGTTTGACCTATGATGTTGCGTACTGGGGAAAAACAGAGTATAGTCTGAAGATCTGGTGATTCTTTAACTACAGATGTGACGGTTCCTGTAGGAGACACTTCTGGAGACGTTCTTGATGTCCATGAATGTGTCCCAGTTTCCCTCACTATACAAACAAATAACTTATGAAACCAAAAACATCACAGACACAGTCACATCGGGTCTCCAACTTTACGGAGCTACaatgttgttgtttattttccatCATCTCTGGGCTCACAGAGTCAAACCCTGCGGTCTTAAAaaacgcagggttgccaactctcatgcaatGAGCATGAGACGCACGCATTTGACTTCACACGCCATTCCTccgatttctcatgctgaaaaaaatctagtttatttatctctgatccacatctgtgattcagtgagttactagttcgctctggcgccaaccactggtgatcgatcgctttaggcgcagcagagaggaaacatataaacatatgtaggggtttcacctactaatcctttaaagtagatataatttgttttaccttagttattaatcagtctcattaattttagaatcagtctcatattctaattataccagaaccacaagtttagttatcaactaaaggtaatgaatggtttggtatctgaaggatttaacaatgaattctttggaggttttggcaacaaccacttttgaatgacatcaacacagacaatttggtgaaaataaatgatacatttatttaaaaccaactattctaaaacaaacggcatcaacaaggatcagtatatttacagtgaagactgggtatctagtgtgtgtgtgtgtgtgtgtgtgtgtgtaaaaaggggaggagagtagtgtgcgcgcgcgcttgtgcgcgtgtgaggaggcggagttgtaatctcagttctcctatagagaacaaagcaactaaaatggcgccgactttaaacggtagagcagcgcgactgtgttaatgagctcagctggtttattccaacgtggtcagaacaaagagtaatggagctggcttaataactaaaaattaatgtggtgtgtctgagaatggggaagactacaagttgtccattaattagataaataaaacatggagagattgcatgcaaggtggagaactttgtgtgtacaaatcaatgaggattatgaaaataaagttaagcaCATtcggaatgtattaacagaaaacttagttaactctacagttcaaataactttgccctttgataaactatgcccagcgttaagagtctcacgtgttgagtgttttgggtggtttcctcgtcctccctgaattctcctggaattaggagggaatttccaccgcaggctcctcgttgattaaagcgacgtcgtccaggtgtgctggggaatcgtccaggaacgcgagtctcgttcacggtttaacaacagggagttgatcgcctttgtttcagtccgtgtggccgcgttagcaagcttgattgaagtcgtttggtgaatctgttgtcgcggtaacgttgatcggttgctggttactacaccgtaactcgggctcgttaatgagGTAATACGacattcagctgtttgctgttagtcgtatcaaagtttgcgtgctctcagagaaaaccggagagagagaggagtggcggagcctctctttaataggtctaacctcggtgtcagtcaaaccagagagagagagatgaatggctgttcagggtatttaaacacctgaactgtagacacacccttacttccgtcaaagcaagcttgttcaatatgttgccagtggtactgccacctgctggtttagcatggtacctacacatataataattaatgtgtccatttgacccccccccccccaaaaaaatcaaatctcactccaagtgattttgaaaagttggcaaccttgtgTGTGTAGTATCAGAAAGGTTAAAACTCCCGCGGCTACAGTCAGTGCGGATCAAACCATTTGCAGGGGTGTTTGCAATTAAAGGAAAATATGAAGATAGGTTACGGGCTTGTTCTTATATAGTAAAATATTCAGTGGTATATTTTACTAAACGACAAAGCAAATAATGATCAGTTTTCATTTTGCTGACAAAAATGTGACATGAAAATTTATTATAAACAGTAAACACAGGTGAACCTTTGATCTCTCAGTCATCTTCACACTCACGCTGCAAAGGATCTTTTCACGACTACACATGTTGTCATGTATATTTCAGTGGTTTACCTGAAACACGCAGAGTGAAGTATCTGTAATATCCGTGTTCACGCCAAGTATCACAGTTGTATTCTCCCTCATCTTCTTCTCTCAGGTCAGTTATGAGCAGAGAGAGATTTCCAGGAGAGAGTTCATTAAACAGCTGAACTCTGTCTGTGTAGCGCTCATCACTGAAGACTTCAGTCCAGTATCCACTACTCCAAGTCCTCCAGGTGAAACTCAGAGGTTCTGTCTGCAGGTCAGTGCAggagcaggacagcaggactgAGCCTCctgtgtgacctttgacctccatGGTCTTATCGTCAGAGAGTATGCAGCctgcagaaagacagaaagcTCCCACATTATTATCACTCAGAGGGAAAATATTACAATGCTACTGGCTATAAGCCTCCAAATGCAGGTTATAAACAATCCAATAATTCATCTCTGTTACATGTTTAGTTGAACAGATTCAGTACTTGTAGTGTAATACTATTTTTAATAAggacatttatacacacacttagTCTAAACTAGACAGACACCACGTCACTAATGTGAACAACACTGAACTCAGAACTGAGTCTCAGTTTGTCTCTAAGAGAACAGATGAAATAACTGATCCCACCTGCAGTGATGTGGAGCACAACCAGCAGAAGACACAACCTCtccatccctgtgtgtgttctgagatGATCAAGTTCCTCAGACAGAATCACAccacttcccccccccccccccccacacacacacacacacacacacacacactctctctctcacgcacataACCCAGCTAGCCAATTAAATGTACATGAACTGTACATTTGGCTCTCAGAACATGTCAATTTACATTTAATGACCAATGACCATTTATTCGTTCATAACAACCCTTTACAAGAAACATTGTAAATGTACATTTAATAACGAACTCTTGCTGTCCACTTGCGTGACTCTGCTCTGCTGTAGCAGTTTTGCGGTGGTGGTTGGTGGGGTTTAATTCTTAATGCTGCTTCACTTAAATTAGTTCTGCAGGGTGAGATGTCTGTGTTTGGAACAtctgtggtcagtgttcattCATATAGTGGAAGTGTTATCATGCTGCCAGACAGGATCATGTATAAGACTTTTCAGCTCTCTGAGTGTTGTTACTCAACATAGTTTTTCACGACAAAAACATTTATAGTTACAGTAAAACTAAAAAGTACGAAAAGTACACGACAACATGAAGCGGATTCTATTGTGCTGCTCGCTCCATGTTTTCGAGAACATGCAGATCAAAACTAGATCTGCTAAAATAACCACTGAAGACGTGTATCAGCAGTGAAGATAAAGAGACACCACAGAGATGTGATGGAAATTTTATGATTTCCCTTTATGCCAGGCTTTCTTAATAtgtattaaacacattagatgtaTATGTTAGAGCTcttttgcatatatgtgtgttaatcatggcactgaagccatcctCGTGGCTTCAGTAGGCCACAGATGTGTATTGTCTTCTCTCTGGACGGCCTCGGCTCagtcctaatctgatgttcctcggatgttcctaaactgacctcgctggacgTGCCGGCCGGTCCCTCCTAATCTCAACTTGGAAGTGGCCACGGCGACAGTCAGTCCATCATGCCATCACGAGGAAGCTGAGCGTGGAGGGGTCACTGTGCTCCATCACAGGATGAGCAAGAGCACAGGGTTCATAGTGGGTGATCGTTGAACTTTCTTGACAGCTGTTGTGCTTGGAGTGCGTGCACACCCGATCTGCACTCCTCCCACTCACCTGAGGCACCCCGAACACCCTCCTTTCACCCCGGCTTCAGGTTGTGCTGCAGACCTTCTCATGGCTTAGGCAAGGCCTCTTACACCGACTTGTGAACTATTGATAAGACAGAAGACAGGTTTGCACAATTACTTAGCATGCGATTGGCGGCCTGCCAATTTTTTTGCAGTAATACCCCCTCCCTGTGTACTGCAGTAATACCCCCTCCCTGTGTACTGCAGTAATACCCCCTCCCTGTGTACTGCTCCCGCCCGCTCTGACAGCTCAGAGGCGTCTGCTGTTGACAGGAACTCGCTTATCTCTGCTATGGGAAAACATCAGCGTTATCAGCACACAGAGTGCATATGGTGTTCAAATGTGTTGATATATCTCTTCACATGGCAAATCACTTGgcaaaacatttattttgcaAAAACTCAGTAGCAGGTTTCATCACTTTATCTATGTGGCATCTATGTGCATAggcaaagcatttcttcattgcaaagcatttTATCATTATCAACAGTATCAGCATTTGTTagcgaaagcatttcttcattgcaaagcacGGGAACAGTTTGTCTTACCTGACCCTTCCGAATAGTCACCAGTCGACCCACCTTGACTTTGCCAAACTTGCTTCTCACGTTTGTCCTTCTTCTGCCACTTCCAGTCTTTTCTTCCGTTAACTTTTCCACCGCCCGTCATCATTTGAACCATGGCTAGGTATGTTTGATGCCTTTATTTTTCTTGCTTCTGTGTCCTCTGGTTACTCACCCTCTTCAGCTGGATTTCAACACATGTCcactttgtgttggtcagcCGTCTGTTTTCAGCTGGCCAGTCCATCCGGATCTTTGCCACATCTATTCTCAGCTTCAGGCAAAGAAGACGTCGCAACTCATGTGATGTCGGTCTGGACTCACAGCAAAACAATTCCAGTTCATCCACAAACCTGCAACCCCCCACATCCTCTGGGTGTCCGAATTGCTTTAAAACTTCCTTTGAGTCCGTTAAAGTCCATGTTCTCATAACCAGCATAGGCTCATCCTGCCCCGCCACCCCCACCATTGGGCACATCACCTGATCTTTGGTTGTTGCCGGAACCTCTGGAGGTGGGGGCAGGAACGACTCGCTGTCACAGACCATTAGCTGGGCATCTTCTCGGCTTGGCCCGTCTGTCACATCCTGCACATCATGTGATCTCGTGTGCGACGTCACTGGGCTGACCGGGCGCTTCGGAGgagaaggaagaggaggaggaagaggaggtttcACTGGGACGTCCGTACAGGTCTGGATCTGCAACACACTTGACACACTTGAGATTTAGAAACTCGTGTTGAATCTCATATTTGGTCTTTAATTTTAACTTATATTCCCGCCTTTTTGCATCCCTCTCCCAcatgtcaaatgcttcccagtTGACTTTTAACCCATTAAATTGTTCTCTTATCAAATTTCGTTTCAATGCTGCCACCCGATCCATGTTAAAACTCCCTTCCCCTGGAAAATCACACTTTGAAACCCATACTTGAAATTGACTCTTATGCTGTGCCTTACCGGCTTCACCGTCAGTATGACGACCATGACACCCACCCATCTTACTACTGCTTCTGAGTAGGGAGATAACTACTCACTCACGCTCTCTAGaacaacaaacactcacacagagcgcgaccttcactctcactggttttCTGCGAGCTGTGTGCTCGTCAGCCCACAGTTATGCGCGGCCACCTGGTGCTCGACTCCCAGCCAAGGGTGAAACtcccaatcactcagttaccaattatttatttttacatgtttACGGCAGCTCTAGAGTTTGCTTAAAACTACGCACGTTTTTACGCCACGTACTTTTTTATAAATCACAGTTTTTGCGCGTACGCACGCATTATAAATGAGGCCCCAGGACTccaaagggaacccatcctccattgggtagCCCAGCTAAGAGCCGTTCATATTTATAGTTCCATATGTAGGCTGAGCAGTCGCTCCAGTGTGGatgttgggcctcaggtagcAGACAGCATCGGTGTCAACATAGAACCTTCGCCTAGATAGAGACAAACCAGAGACCATGGTGAGAACATAGAACCTTCGCCTAGACAGACAAACCAGAGACCATGGTGAGAACATAGAGCCTTCACCTAGATAGAGACAAACCAGAGACCTTACCACTTAGCACCAAGATTTCTTTGCACAGGAAGAGTGCAAGTGCTACTGGTGGGGGAAAGGCCACACTTGCGAAGGTTCTATGTTCTCACCATGGTCTCTGGTTTGTCTCTATCTAGGTGAAGGTTCTACGTTCTCATCATGGTCACTGGTTTCCACCCACAGGTAAAAAAAACATAGTTAGATTGATTGGATACTCTAAAATCATTAAtcattatatacatatacacaggaCTGTGGCTACCGAGTTAAAGAGTACACTATTAGCATTTGTCCAGTGCTCTTCATCAGTGTGTGACTTTAACCTGCATTTTGTATCTTGGTTACATGCTTCTACAAAAACAATTCGATAAAGCACTTAGAAAATGGTCTGGCTtgctggtggatgtgctgatgccaccAGCGGACACACCGATGCTGTCTgctacctgaggcccaacatCCACACTGGAGCGACTGCTCAGCCTACATATGGAACTATAAATATGAACGGCTCTTAGCTGGGctacccaatggaggatgggttccctttggagtcctggggcctcatttataaagcgtgcgtacgcacaaaaatGGGTTTGAAATGTGCGCACGCAACATCTTGCGCAAAAACTGTGATTTATAAAAAAGTACGTGGCGTAAAAACGTGCGTAGTTTTAAGCAAACTCTAGAGCTGCCGTAAACATGTAAAACATtgcggagagagagatagagagagtggggaAATAGTGACATCATCTGGTTAAATAGAGAATTGCAAGTAAATGCGCAAACCATCCTCACGCATCAGTTAATCCCGAATAGATCAAGATTAAGAACAGAAGGACGCTACAATGACGTGCACACTCTGACACGCTCTGTTGTAGAACGCACCATCGGGCTGCTAAAAGGCCGATGGCGCTGTTTAGATGCATCAGGTGGGAGACTGCTTTACAACCCAGAAAAAGTCTGCCGGATAGTGAGAGCATGTGCCGTGCTACACAACATGGCACAGCAGAATGGTCTCGCCCTGATAATGACCGACCAACAAGCAAATGACCCTGAACCAGACCCACATGTTTACCCACCTGACGCACGTAATATTCAAGCAGTCAGACTGCGCGAGGACGTGATGTGTCGATTATAAATAATTGAAGAGAAACgcaaaggtttttttttaacaagttCTTTTAATGTACTTGACATTTCAGACAGTATCCCCTTAATCTCTTTAAGCTCATTTGGTAAATTGTCAATTGCTGtaattgtgtttatttgtgtttgtaaaacAGCCTCAGTCAGAACACGACCTCCGTTTAAAGCACGTGGTGCACTGCTGGAGGCATCCGGGCACCGGAGACACCGCTGGGGCCGGGTtagcagtcttcagctgaatgaCTGCTGTCCACTCCCACcagggcgtcgccccctcaggcgaggtgtcccgccccctcaatgtaaataataagaccttACGTttgccaaaccccccccccgctcatcAACTTAACATTCGCCGCCGCCATAGCTCAACAACTTTGAAcgccgaaattttctgacgccccctcactgtatatgttctggcgccggccct
The window above is part of the Brachyhypopomus gauderio isolate BG-103 chromosome 9, BGAUD_0.2, whole genome shotgun sequence genome. Proteins encoded here:
- the LOC143523606 gene encoding uncharacterized protein LOC143523606 — encoded protein: MERLCLLLVVLHITAGCILSDDKTMEVKGHTGGSVLLSCSCTDLQTEPLSFTWRTWSSGYWTEVFSDERYTDRVQLFNELSPGNLSLLITDLREEDEGEYNCDTWREHGYYRYFTLRVSVRETGTHSWTSRTSPEVSPTGTVTSVVKESPDLQTILCFSPVRNIIVLSILMILVLCILGIEAFIHWKHRGERHGQNVDTETSRR